A genomic segment from Pseudorca crassidens isolate mPseCra1 chromosome 4, mPseCra1.hap1, whole genome shotgun sequence encodes:
- the NKX6-1 gene encoding homeobox protein Nkx-6.1, whose amino-acid sequence MLAVGAMEGTRQSAFLLSSPPLAALHSMAEMKTPLYPAAYPALPAGPPSSSSSSSSSSSPSPPLGSHNPGSLKPPAAGGLSSLGSPPQQLSAATPHGINDILSRPSMPVASGAALPSASPSGSSSSSSSTSASSASAAAAAAAAAAAAASTPAGLLAGLPRFSSLSPPPPPPGLYFSPSAAAVAAVGRYPKPLAELPGRTPIFWPGVMQSPPWRDARLACTPHQGSILLDKDGKRKHTRPTFSGQQIFALEKTFEQTKYLAGPERARLAYSLGMTESQVKVWFQNRRTKWRKKHAAEMATAKKKQDSETERLKGASENEEEDDDYNKPLDPNSDDEKITQLLKKHKSGSGGGGLLLHASENESSS is encoded by the exons ATGTTAGCTGTGGGGGCGATGGAGGGCACCCGGCAGAGCGCGTTCCTGCTCAGCAGCCCGCCCCTGGCCGCCCTGCACAGCatggcagaaatgaagaccccGCTGTACCCCGCCGCGTACCCCGCGCTGCCCGCCGGCCCcccctcctcctcgtcctcctcgtcctcctcgtcatCACCCTCCCCGCCTTTGGGCTCCCACAACCCAGGCAGCCTGAAGCCCCCGGCCGCGGGGGGGCTCTCATCCCTGGGCAGCCCCCCGCAGCAACTCTCGGCCGCCACCCCACATGGCATCAACGACATCCTGAGCCGGCCTTCCATGCCCGTGGCCTCAGGGGCAGCCCTGCCCTCCGCCTCGCCCTCcggttcctcctcctcttcctcgtcCACCTCCGCTTCCTCCGCTTCGGCCGCCGCGGCCGCAGCTgcggccgctgccgccgccgcctcaACCCCAGCGGGGCTGCTGGCCGGCCTGCCCCGTTTCAGCAGCCTGAgcccgccaccgccgccgcccggGCTCTACTTCAGCCCCAGCGCCGCGGCCGTGGCCGCCGTGGGTCGGTACCCCAAGCCGCTAGCCGAGCTGCCCGGCCGGACGCCTATCTTCTGGCCAGGAGTGATGCAGAGCCCGCCCTGGAGGGACGCACGCCTGGCCTGCACTCCTC ATCAAGGATCCATTTTGTTGGACAAAGATGGGAAGAGAAAACACACGAGACCCACGTTCTCGGGCCAGCAAATCTTCGCCCTGGAGAAGACTTTCGAACAAACGAAATACTTGGCGGGGCCCGAGAGGGCTCGCTTGGCCTATTCGTTGGGGATGACGGAGAGTCAGGTCAAG gtttggttccagaaccGCCGGACCAAGTGGAGGAAGAAGCACGCAGCCGAGATGGCCACGGCCAAGAAGAAGCAGGACTCGGAAACCGAGCGGCTGAAAGGGGCCTCAGAgaacgaggaggaggacgacgactATAACAAGCCCCTGGACCCCAACTCGGACGACGAGAAAATCACGCAGCTGCTGAAGAAGCACAAGTCCGGCAGCGGCGGCGGTGGCCTCCTGCTGCACGCGTCCGAGAACGAGAGCTCGTCCTGa